AAAAATAGGAATTAAATTGCCTGAAGGGCTGTCTAAATATGCAAGTGATATAATTGATTTTTTAAAAAAGCATGGAATAGAAACAATTTTTATCTCTGACTCATGCTATGGGGCATGCGATTTTTTTGAATATGAAGGAATAGACAAAATAATATTTGTTGGGGAGGTAGAGATGCCGTATTTGAAGAAAAGATATAGAATCGGAGCAATTGAAGCAATTTTTGATTTTGACGAAAATTTTCTTGAAATGGCAATGCCTTTTATAAAAGAAAAAAAAATCGGGCTGGTGAGTATAACCCCCTTCATACATAAAATAGAAGATTGCGGGAAATTTTTTGAAAAAAAAGGATATGAAGTTTTTGTTGGAAAAAAAAGCAGGAGAACAAAGTATGATGGGCAAATACTTGGATGTGATTTTTCATCCGCTAAAATTGTTGCTGGAAATGTAGATTGTTTTGTTTTTATCGGAGATGGTTTCTTTCATCCAGTTGGATTATATATAGCAACAAAAAAAGATGTTATTTGTGCAAATCCCTTAGAAATGAGAGTTTATAAAGATGAAATAAAAGAGATGGCTGAAAAGATAATTAAGAAAAGGCATTCTGTTATTTATAAAGCGATGGATTCAAAAAATTTTGGAATAATTGTTGGGAGGAAAATCGGGCAGAAAAGGTTAGAGTTAGCAAAAAGATTGAAAAGAAAAATAGAAGAAAAGGGAAAGAAAGCATATTTAATATGCATGGATGAGATTGATGAAAGAATAAATTATTTAGATTTTGATTGCTATGTTTCTACCGCTTGCCCTAGAGTTGCTATTGATGATGCGGAAAAATTTAAAAAACCATTACTCACCCCTTTTGAATTAGAAATTTTATTTGGGGAAAGAGAAAGCTACCTGATGGATGAAATATATTAGTTAAGAGTCATTTCTTGCTTATATGTGGATTATGCAGACTGTTTTTTCTGCTGAGGCTGTGTTTCCATCAAAATCGCTTGCAATAACCTTTATTGAATGCAAACCAAAAACTTTTTCATCCCATATCCATTCATATGGATAAGAATATTTTGTCTCTCTAAATTCATTGTCTATATAGAATGATACCCTTGATATACCTACATTATCGCTTGCATCAGCCTCTATTGTTATATCGGTTCGATTAACTTAATTGTTGGAGGAACTGCATCTGGCAGAATTCTAAATGGTGCATCGGATATATCCTGTGCAGTGTTTACAGCATCGCATATTGCATGTATAGGCATTTTCTTTTATGTCCATTCCTATTGGTATCCAATTTTCACCATTATCTGCTGAGAGCATAACATCAAAAGTCAGTTTATCTCCATCTATATCATATGCATTCCATCTTATTGTGCAATTTCCTGGATAAATTTCTTCACCACCATTTGGGTATACTACAGTTACAACGGGTGAATTTTCGCTAACTATTTTTTCCGCTAGAACATTTCCTTTTGCATTTCTTATCTGGATTATCTTTGTTCCATATACCCAAGGTATTCTAAATGCAAATGGATTAAAATCAACAATCTCTTCAGAACCTTCTGGTCCAATAAATGAAATACTGAAGTTTATTACAGAGAGAATACTTTCCACTTTTTGAAAGTAAAACGATGCAATAGTTGCCATCTTCTTCCCCTGGCATGAGATCAATCCATCCTTCCGGC
This Thermoplasmatales archaeon DNA region includes the following protein-coding sequences:
- the dph2 gene encoding diphthamide biosynthesis enzyme Dph2 — its product is MKLGYYRIDEKKLVEEAKDGKTGKIGIKLPEGLSKYASDIIDFLKKHGIETIFISDSCYGACDFFEYEGIDKIIFVGEVEMPYLKKRYRIGAIEAIFDFDENFLEMAMPFIKEKKIGLVSITPFIHKIEDCGKFFEKKGYEVFVGKKSRRTKYDGQILGCDFSSAKIVAGNVDCFVFIGDGFFHPVGLYIATKKDVICANPLEMRVYKDEIKEMAEKIIKKRHSVIYKAMDSKNFGIIVGRKIGQKRLELAKRLKRKIEEKGKKAYLICMDEIDERINYLDFDCYVSTACPRVAIDDAEKFKKPLLTPFELEILFGERESYLMDEIY
- a CDS encoding Ig-like domain-containing protein, coding for MTIEADASDNVGISRVSFYIDNEFRETKYSYPYEWIWDEKVFGLHSIKVIASDFDGNTASAEKTVCIIHI